The proteins below are encoded in one region of Streptomyces sp. NBC_00490:
- a CDS encoding Glu/Leu/Phe/Val dehydrogenase dimerization domain-containing protein — translation MTTPLLSLTWTDHVTGRQGFLVVDRLVRGVSSGGLRMREGCTLDEVTGLARGMTMKEALHYDPEGRYIPLGGAKGGIDCDPRDPAAYGILVRFLRATGPYVESFWTTGEDLGLTQDLVDRAAAEAGLVSSIQAVYPLLDDETAARRRLAEAFAVEVDGIGLDELAGGCGVAESVLAALDRAGMPYAGTRVAVQGLGTMGGATARFLARAGLHVVAVADIKGTIANPAGLDVEALLAGRDAYGTVDRAVLRPGDRELPGDAWLSADAEVLVPAAVSYAIDVSNQARITARWIVEAANMPVLPAAEALLAARGVTVLPDVVVNSATNAWWWWTLFGDIGADAEEAFAHTRRAMRALVELMLARAEADGSSPRAAAHAIVADRLPVIAERFGWYR, via the coding sequence ATGACCACCCCTCTGCTGTCGCTCACCTGGACCGACCATGTCACCGGCCGACAGGGCTTCCTGGTCGTCGACCGGCTGGTGCGCGGCGTGTCCAGCGGCGGGCTGCGCATGCGCGAGGGCTGCACCCTGGACGAGGTCACCGGACTGGCCCGCGGCATGACGATGAAGGAAGCGCTGCACTACGACCCCGAGGGCCGCTACATCCCCCTGGGCGGCGCGAAGGGCGGCATCGACTGCGATCCCCGGGACCCGGCGGCGTACGGCATCCTCGTGCGTTTCCTGCGGGCGACGGGACCGTACGTCGAGAGTTTCTGGACCACCGGCGAGGACCTCGGCCTCACCCAGGACCTCGTGGACCGGGCGGCGGCCGAGGCGGGGCTCGTCTCCTCGATCCAGGCCGTGTATCCGCTGCTCGACGACGAGACGGCGGCCCGGCGGCGGCTCGCGGAGGCGTTCGCGGTCGAGGTGGACGGCATCGGGCTCGACGAACTGGCGGGCGGCTGCGGGGTCGCCGAGTCGGTGCTCGCCGCCCTGGACCGGGCCGGGATGCCGTACGCGGGCACGCGGGTCGCGGTGCAGGGGCTCGGCACGATGGGCGGAGCCACGGCACGGTTCCTTGCGCGCGCGGGACTCCACGTCGTGGCCGTCGCCGACATCAAGGGCACGATCGCCAACCCGGCCGGCCTCGACGTGGAGGCGCTGCTCGCCGGGCGGGACGCCTACGGCACCGTGGACCGCGCCGTGCTGCGCCCCGGCGACCGTGAACTGCCGGGCGACGCCTGGCTGTCCGCCGACGCGGAGGTGCTGGTGCCCGCGGCGGTGTCGTACGCGATCGACGTCTCCAACCAGGCCCGGATCACCGCCCGCTGGATCGTGGAGGCCGCGAACATGCCCGTCCTGCCCGCGGCGGAGGCGCTGCTGGCCGCGCGGGGCGTCACCGTGCTGCCCGACGTCGTCGTGAACTCCGCGACGAACGCCTGGTGGTGGTGGACCCTGTTCGGCGACATCGGCGCCGACGCGGAAGAGGCGTTCGCGCACACCCGCCGCGCCATGCGGGCGCTCGTCGAGCTGATGCTGGCCCGCGCGGAGGCCGACGGGTCGTCACCGCGCGCCGCCGCACACGCGATCGTCGCCGACCGGCTGCCGGTGATCGCGGAACGGTTCGGGTGGTACCGGTGA
- a CDS encoding GAF domain-containing protein — translation MSYDPVRPAGRLLLTPEDKEAPARAVRLHGLGLGERPEPALDAFADRLAELTGAPYAMVNFIDEKRQFFAGLHTPDARPAVVRTDETKPELGRHLERDHGFCPHVVVRRKALVLEDVCDYPRFAGNPVVDEFGIRSYLGAPLIDRTGMVLGTVCVVDVEPRPWGRPGLETIKSSAAQLVTRLERMEADGLPL, via the coding sequence ATGAGCTACGACCCGGTGCGCCCCGCCGGTCGTCTGCTGCTCACCCCGGAGGACAAGGAGGCGCCCGCACGGGCCGTCCGACTGCACGGGCTGGGTCTGGGCGAGCGCCCGGAGCCGGCCCTGGACGCCTTCGCGGACCGGCTCGCCGAGCTCACCGGAGCGCCGTACGCGATGGTCAACTTCATCGACGAGAAACGGCAGTTCTTCGCCGGACTGCACACCCCGGACGCCCGGCCGGCGGTGGTGCGGACCGACGAGACCAAACCGGAGCTCGGCCGTCATCTGGAGCGCGACCACGGCTTCTGCCCGCATGTGGTCGTCCGTCGCAAGGCCCTGGTCCTCGAGGACGTCTGCGACTACCCGCGGTTCGCCGGCAATCCGGTCGTCGACGAGTTCGGCATCCGCTCCTACCTGGGCGCACCCCTCATCGACAGAACCGGGATGGTCCTCGGCACGGTGTGTGTCGTGGACGTGGAGCCGCGGCCCTGGGGGAGGCCCGGCCTGGAGACCATCAAGTCGTCGGCGGCGCAACTCGTCACGAGACTGGAGCGAATGGAGGCCGACGGCCTCCCGCTCTGA
- a CDS encoding MOSC domain-containing protein, which yields MANVVELSYYPVKGCAGISASEAMVTPAGLAHDRAFMVVSDEGVFRTQRRDPRLALILPGIDAAGERLTLRAPDHGEVAVDVDTAGERRPVELFGKPFRGIDQGDSAARWLTDVLGVPSRLVRVPPEHDRVTDGRTPGTAGWADSGALHVLSRSSLDLLNERIAERGGEPLSMNRFRPNIVIGGWDTPHTEDRAHRMLIGGTELAYAKLAVRCAVTLVDQERGAKGGPEPIRTLAGYRRGAVGTVFGVKFSVLRQGKLAVGDEVDVTAWGAAEVEFTRP from the coding sequence GTGGCGAACGTCGTCGAGTTGTCGTACTACCCGGTGAAGGGATGCGCCGGGATCTCGGCGAGCGAGGCGATGGTGACGCCGGCCGGGCTCGCCCACGATCGCGCCTTCATGGTCGTGAGCGACGAAGGGGTCTTCCGGACCCAGCGGCGCGACCCGCGGCTCGCGCTGATCCTGCCCGGCATCGACGCCGCGGGCGAGCGGCTCACGCTGCGCGCGCCGGACCATGGCGAGGTGGCCGTCGACGTCGACACCGCCGGAGAGCGGCGGCCCGTCGAGCTGTTCGGGAAGCCGTTCCGGGGCATCGACCAGGGCGACTCCGCGGCGCGGTGGCTCACCGACGTGCTCGGCGTCCCGAGCAGGCTCGTCCGGGTACCGCCGGAGCATGACCGGGTCACCGACGGCAGAACGCCGGGCACCGCCGGCTGGGCGGACAGCGGCGCGCTGCACGTGCTGTCGCGCTCCAGCCTCGACCTGCTCAACGAGAGGATCGCCGAGCGGGGCGGGGAACCCCTGTCGATGAACCGCTTCCGCCCCAACATCGTGATCGGCGGCTGGGACACCCCGCACACCGAGGACCGCGCCCACCGCATGCTGATCGGCGGCACCGAACTCGCCTACGCGAAGCTCGCCGTCCGCTGCGCCGTCACCCTGGTCGACCAGGAGCGCGGCGCCAAGGGCGGCCCGGAACCCATCCGCACCCTGGCCGGCTACCGCCGCGGCGCCGTCGGCACCGTGTTCGGCGTGAAGTTCTCCGTGCTGCGGCAGGGCAAGCTGGCGGTCGGCGACGAGGTGGACGTCACGGCGTGGGGCGCCGCCGAAGTGGAATTCACGCGGCCGTGA
- a CDS encoding GTP-binding protein, with the protein MDYDDSSDPFPTALKILVAGGFGVGKTTFVGAVSEIAPLSTEELLTTVSAATDNLDGIENKVETTVAMDFGRITLDPEHVLYLFGTPGQERFWFMWDELSEGALGAVILADTRRLEDCFAAVDFFEQRGLGFILAINEFDGSYRYDPEEVRAAIDLAPEIPIVRCDARISSSGVQTLLTLVRHLIAHAPAPAPSHGAHM; encoded by the coding sequence ATGGACTACGACGACAGCTCTGACCCCTTCCCCACCGCACTCAAGATCCTGGTGGCGGGAGGGTTCGGAGTAGGCAAGACCACCTTCGTGGGCGCGGTCAGCGAGATCGCGCCCCTCAGCACCGAGGAACTGCTCACCACGGTCAGCGCCGCGACCGACAACCTGGACGGGATCGAGAACAAGGTCGAGACGACCGTGGCCATGGACTTCGGCCGCATCACCCTCGATCCGGAACATGTGCTGTACCTGTTCGGCACGCCCGGGCAGGAGCGGTTCTGGTTCATGTGGGACGAACTCTCCGAGGGTGCGCTCGGCGCGGTCATCCTCGCCGACACCCGCAGGCTGGAGGACTGCTTCGCCGCCGTCGACTTCTTCGAACAACGCGGTCTCGGCTTCATCCTCGCGATCAACGAGTTCGACGGCTCCTACCGCTACGACCCCGAGGAGGTCCGCGCCGCCATCGACCTCGCCCCGGAGATCCCCATCGTCCGCTGCGACGCCCGGATCTCCAGCTCCGGCGTCCAGACCCTGCTGACCCTCGTACGGCACCTCATCGCCCACGCTCCGGCACCCGCGCCGAGCCACGGCGCCCACATGTGA
- a CDS encoding DUF742 domain-containing protein, whose translation MAAAGDGPWLDDAAGRLVRPFTVSNGRTRPTIALDLLSQVRVTGATPLGYLGLEHTQALDLCRAPVSVAEIAAHLKLPAAVTKVVLSDLVDCGALTTKPPEFTHNPTDRALLEAVLDGLRRQL comes from the coding sequence GTGGCGGCGGCCGGTGACGGGCCCTGGCTCGACGACGCGGCCGGACGCCTGGTGCGCCCCTTCACGGTCAGCAACGGCCGCACCAGACCCACCATCGCGCTCGACCTGCTGTCGCAGGTGAGGGTCACCGGAGCCACCCCCCTCGGCTATCTCGGCCTCGAACACACCCAGGCACTCGACCTGTGCCGGGCACCTGTCTCGGTCGCCGAGATCGCCGCCCATCTGAAACTGCCGGCGGCCGTCACCAAGGTGGTGCTGTCCGACCTCGTCGACTGCGGGGCGCTCACCACCAAGCCCCCCGAGTTCACCCACAACCCGACTGACCGGGCCCTTCTGGAGGCAGTGCTCGATGGACTACGACGACAGCTCTGA
- a CDS encoding sensor histidine kinase: MAQLRAPATRADRREGGRHGRPAARPAPALPETHLRPQLLRLAVLPPIAVGLSGSAAVLFTVRSTGAQPGLTLWGVLAGAFSVALAGILIAAVAADRAARTVSDRIGALRRTSARGEADLRALVEALRRGDGPPQRKPRGGPPEDADDFELLAADLTRAHDGAVTAVVHAAQLSSQAGSEQKLEVFLNLARRLQSLVHREISILDELENEIEDPDLLKGLFHVDHLATRIRRHAENLAVLGGAVSRRQWSHPVSMTEVLRSAIAEVEQYSRVKLVPPIDGTLRGHAVADVIHLLAELVENATVFSAPHTQVLLRANLVTSGLAVEVEDRGLGMPVGEQNKMNALLADPDQVNVGSLLADGRIGLFVVSQLARRHGINVRLQTNIYGGVQAVLVVPQGLLGADPDAPGAMPRSPGGTGAPDTGPGVPGPPVPPQGSTDRTGISVPPPQQQYPYAGAGAGVDGGAGAVADTGPQRVVPFAPRRQPDAPRAAAPAPDTGAAVPLPVRGTHQARPNPAEAVPGVRPEDRHRAADRAAVPPTPRTGTVRGTMGKPQLPRRRAQEHIAPQLRDGPAAPRPETDHLAGHDPGLMAAFQRGVGLAEAQQHLEAEHPGAPHPDAGSPQAPHMEAVRFDTDRTGPTYLGAPHPAPAPQDAPAMDQGRIAEVRGAHDGGSAARPDHTPTRHDGSATAG, encoded by the coding sequence ATGGCTCAGCTCCGCGCACCGGCGACACGCGCAGACCGCCGCGAAGGAGGCCGGCACGGAAGGCCGGCCGCCCGCCCCGCACCCGCGCTGCCCGAGACGCACCTACGGCCACAGCTGCTGCGGCTCGCCGTGCTGCCGCCCATCGCGGTCGGCCTCAGCGGCTCGGCAGCCGTCCTCTTCACGGTCCGCTCCACCGGCGCACAGCCCGGTCTCACCCTGTGGGGCGTGCTCGCCGGCGCCTTCTCGGTCGCCCTCGCCGGCATCCTCATCGCCGCTGTGGCCGCCGACCGCGCCGCGAGGACGGTCAGCGACCGCATCGGTGCCCTGCGCCGCACCAGCGCGCGCGGCGAGGCGGACCTGCGGGCCCTCGTCGAGGCGCTGCGCCGTGGCGACGGACCGCCCCAGCGCAAGCCGCGCGGCGGTCCCCCCGAGGACGCCGACGACTTCGAACTCCTCGCCGCCGACCTCACCCGCGCCCACGACGGCGCCGTCACCGCCGTGGTCCACGCGGCCCAGCTCTCCAGCCAGGCGGGCAGCGAGCAGAAACTCGAGGTCTTCCTCAACCTCGCCCGACGCCTCCAGTCACTGGTGCACCGCGAGATCTCCATCCTCGACGAGCTGGAGAACGAGATCGAGGACCCCGACCTGCTCAAGGGCCTCTTCCACGTCGACCACCTCGCCACCCGCATCCGGCGGCACGCCGAGAACCTCGCCGTGCTCGGCGGCGCCGTCTCCCGCCGGCAGTGGAGCCACCCCGTCTCCATGACCGAGGTGCTGCGCTCCGCCATCGCCGAGGTCGAGCAGTACTCCCGGGTCAAGCTCGTGCCGCCCATCGACGGAACCCTGCGCGGGCACGCCGTCGCCGACGTCATCCACCTGCTCGCCGAACTGGTCGAGAACGCGACGGTGTTCTCCGCGCCGCACACCCAGGTCCTGCTGCGGGCCAACCTCGTCACCTCCGGGCTCGCCGTCGAGGTCGAGGACCGCGGGCTCGGCATGCCCGTGGGCGAGCAGAACAAGATGAACGCCCTGCTCGCCGACCCCGACCAGGTCAACGTGGGCAGCCTGCTGGCGGACGGCCGCATCGGCCTGTTCGTGGTCTCGCAGCTCGCCCGGCGGCACGGCATCAACGTCCGGCTCCAGACGAACATCTACGGCGGCGTACAGGCCGTACTCGTCGTACCGCAGGGGCTGTTGGGCGCGGACCCGGACGCCCCGGGCGCCATGCCGCGCTCACCGGGCGGGACCGGAGCGCCGGACACGGGCCCGGGTGTGCCGGGTCCGCCGGTGCCACCGCAGGGTTCGACGGACCGGACGGGGATCTCCGTACCGCCGCCGCAGCAGCAGTATCCGTACGCGGGAGCCGGAGCCGGTGTTGACGGCGGAGCCGGTGCCGTCGCCGACACCGGGCCGCAGCGCGTCGTACCCTTCGCGCCCCGCCGGCAGCCGGACGCCCCGCGAGCGGCCGCCCCCGCGCCCGACACCGGCGCGGCGGTACCGCTGCCCGTGCGCGGCACCCACCAGGCCCGGCCCAACCCGGCGGAGGCCGTCCCGGGCGTCCGCCCCGAGGACCGGCACCGCGCCGCCGACCGCGCCGCCGTGCCGCCCACCCCGCGCACCGGCACCGTGCGCGGCACCATGGGCAAGCCCCAACTGCCCCGCCGCCGCGCCCAGGAACACATCGCACCCCAGCTGCGCGACGGCCCGGCGGCACCGCGTCCCGAGACGGACCACCTCGCCGGTCACGACCCGGGTCTCATGGCGGCCTTCCAGCGCGGCGTCGGCCTCGCCGAGGCACAGCAGCACCTGGAGGCCGAGCACCCGGGGGCACCCCACCCGGACGCGGGCAGCCCGCAGGCCCCGCACATGGAGGCCGTGCGCTTCGACACGGACCGGACCGGGCCCACGTACCTCGGCGCGCCGCACCCCGCCCCGGCACCCCAGGACGCCCCCGCCATGGACCAGGGCCGGATAGCCGAGGTGCGCGGCGCGCACGACGGCGGGTCCGCGGCCCGCCCCGACCACACCCCCACCCGGCACGACGGGAGCGCAACAGCCGGATGA
- a CDS encoding SIMPL domain-containing protein, which yields MPVPRTTVTAVAVILLALGVPAVTAPGAAAAGGAVPAARVTSAPATVTVTGEGSAVAKPDIAVVGAGVEATAKTTRAALDAQNEAAAALLKAARAQGIADRDIRTENVSLSSVYDYQDGESTLKGYRAAQSFSIKVREVAALGALITAVTEATGDAGRIHSVVFDLDDRRPLQARARKAAYRDAHAKAAQYAGLGGHRLGRLVSLSEGGTGYVLPMPPVSGDTPGAGLGAVPLAPGEIRATASVTAVYQLD from the coding sequence ATGCCCGTCCCCCGTACGACCGTCACGGCGGTCGCCGTCATCCTCCTGGCCCTGGGCGTGCCCGCCGTCACCGCACCCGGGGCCGCCGCCGCGGGCGGTGCCGTCCCCGCGGCCCGTGTCACGTCGGCGCCCGCCACCGTCACCGTGACCGGCGAGGGCAGCGCCGTCGCGAAGCCCGACATCGCCGTGGTCGGCGCCGGGGTGGAGGCCACCGCCAAGACCACCCGGGCCGCGCTGGACGCGCAGAACGAGGCGGCCGCCGCACTGCTGAAGGCGGCGCGTGCCCAGGGGATCGCCGACCGGGACATCCGTACCGAGAACGTCTCCCTCAGCTCCGTGTACGACTACCAGGACGGCGAGTCGACGCTGAAGGGCTACCGGGCCGCGCAGTCCTTCTCGATCAAGGTGCGCGAGGTGGCTGCCCTCGGCGCCCTGATCACGGCCGTCACCGAGGCCACGGGCGACGCGGGCCGCATCCATTCCGTCGTCTTCGATCTCGACGACCGCCGCCCGCTCCAGGCCCGCGCCCGCAAGGCCGCGTACCGGGACGCCCACGCCAAGGCCGCACAGTACGCCGGGCTCGGTGGCCACCGCCTCGGCCGCCTCGTCTCGCTCAGCGAGGGCGGCACCGGATACGTCCTCCCGATGCCACCGGTCTCCGGGGACACGCCGGGCGCGGGCCTCGGCGCGGTACCCCTCGCACCGGGGGAGATCAGGGCGACGGCCTCGGTCACGGCCGTGTACCAGCTGGACTGA
- a CDS encoding roadblock/LC7 domain-containing protein — protein sequence MASEAPTGHVSDLDWLMSGLVQRVPHTTSAVLLSCDGLVKSVHGLDTDSADHMAALASGLYSLGRSAGVRFGDGGDVRQVVVELDATLLFVTTAGSGTCLAVLAGREADAAVLGYEMAMLVKSVRPYLVTAPRQHAGEPTAMRP from the coding sequence ATGGCGAGCGAAGCGCCGACCGGCCATGTATCCGATCTCGACTGGCTGATGAGCGGCCTCGTGCAGCGCGTCCCGCACACCACCAGCGCGGTGCTCCTGTCCTGCGACGGGCTCGTGAAGTCGGTCCACGGTCTCGACACCGACAGCGCCGACCACATGGCCGCCCTGGCCTCCGGCCTGTACTCCCTCGGCCGCAGCGCCGGAGTCCGCTTCGGGGACGGCGGAGACGTCCGCCAGGTCGTCGTCGAACTGGACGCGACCCTGCTGTTCGTGACCACCGCAGGCTCCGGCACCTGTCTCGCCGTGCTCGCCGGCCGCGAGGCCGACGCCGCCGTCCTCGGCTACGAGATGGCGATGCTGGTCAAGAGCGTGCGCCCCTATCTGGTGACCGCACCCCGGCAGCACGCAGGCGAACCGACGGCGATGAGGCCTTGA
- a CDS encoding MBL fold metallo-hydrolase: MSGFRSLSSGLRALQPAAFGVDPSGERLARIRRSPHFKDGVFQNPGGFARTRPSGSTVEFAKVFFDKDQRPRRAPEGRIPVHPTTLADISRPPATGLRLTWMGHSSVLAEIDGHRVLFDPVWGERCSPIPFAGPKRLHPVPLPLAALGPVDVVVISHDHYDHLDMPSIKALAGTDTLFAVPLGVGAHLEHWGVSADRLRELDWHETTKVGGLTLTATPARHFCGRGLRNTQHTLWASWVVAGEEHRVFHSGDTGYFEGFKDIGAEHGPFDATMIQIGAYSDFWPDIHMTPEEGMRAHLDLQGGPSAGPMLPIHWATFNLATHAWADPGEGSLAAARRAGSRVALPRPGEPFEPTAETVPGEPWWRGVAAVPAGGWPADGVGGETGPATDTARDIPGAAPEGTGEPEIVPAG; encoded by the coding sequence GTGTCCGGTTTCCGTTCCCTGAGCTCCGGGCTCCGCGCGCTGCAGCCCGCGGCCTTCGGCGTGGACCCGAGCGGTGAGCGCCTCGCGCGCATCCGTAGATCCCCGCACTTCAAGGACGGGGTCTTCCAGAACCCGGGCGGCTTCGCCCGCACCCGGCCCTCCGGCTCGACGGTGGAGTTCGCGAAGGTCTTCTTCGACAAGGACCAGCGGCCCCGCCGCGCCCCCGAGGGCCGGATCCCCGTGCACCCCACCACCCTCGCCGACATCTCCCGGCCGCCGGCCACGGGGCTGCGGCTGACCTGGATGGGCCACTCCAGCGTGCTCGCGGAGATCGACGGACACCGGGTGCTCTTCGACCCGGTCTGGGGCGAGCGCTGCTCCCCGATCCCCTTCGCCGGGCCCAAGCGCCTCCACCCGGTTCCCCTGCCGCTGGCCGCGCTCGGCCCGGTCGACGTGGTCGTCATCTCGCACGACCACTACGACCACCTGGACATGCCCTCCATCAAGGCGCTGGCGGGCACCGACACCCTCTTCGCGGTGCCGCTCGGCGTCGGCGCCCACCTGGAGCACTGGGGCGTCTCCGCCGACCGGCTGCGCGAGCTGGACTGGCACGAGACGACCAAGGTCGGCGGCCTCACCCTGACCGCCACCCCGGCCCGCCACTTCTGCGGCCGCGGCCTGCGCAACACCCAGCACACCCTCTGGGCCTCCTGGGTCGTCGCCGGCGAGGAGCACCGGGTCTTCCACAGCGGGGACACCGGATACTTCGAGGGCTTCAAGGACATCGGCGCCGAGCACGGCCCGTTCGACGCCACGATGATCCAGATCGGCGCGTACAGCGACTTCTGGCCCGACATCCACATGACACCCGAGGAGGGCATGCGCGCCCACCTCGACCTCCAGGGCGGACCGTCGGCCGGACCGATGCTGCCGATCCATTGGGCGACCTTCAACCTGGCCACGCACGCGTGGGCGGACCCGGGGGAGGGCAGCCTCGCGGCCGCCCGCCGGGCCGGGTCCCGGGTCGCCCTGCCCCGGCCGGGCGAGCCCTTCGAGCCCACCGCCGAGACCGTGCCGGGCGAGCCGTGGTGGCGAGGTGTCGCGGCGGTGCCGGCGGGCGGGTGGCCCGCGGACGGCGTGGGTGGCGAGACGGGCCCGGCGACCGACACGGCCCGTGACATTCCCGGTGCCGCGCCCGAGGGCACCGGAGAGCCCGAGATCGTGCCCGCGGGCTGA
- a CDS encoding SGNH/GDSL hydrolase family protein has translation MIGSYVAVGDSFTEGVGDPGPDGAFVGWADRFAVLLADRRPEGAFMYTNLAVRGKLLDQIVEDQLPKAVELAPDLVSFCAGGNDILRPGTDPDEVAERFERAIARLSEACGTVMVTTGFDTRDVPVLKHLRGKIATYNGHVRAVADRYGCPVLDLWSLKTIQDRRAWDGDRLHLSADGHTRVALRAGQVLGLEVPADPDQPWPPLPPRGTLDIRRDNVQWAREYLVPWIGRRLRGESSGDHVTAKGALSPDDIKMRIAPVA, from the coding sequence GTGATCGGGTCGTACGTTGCGGTGGGGGACAGCTTCACCGAGGGCGTCGGCGACCCCGGCCCCGACGGGGCGTTCGTCGGCTGGGCCGACCGGTTCGCGGTACTTCTCGCGGACCGGCGGCCCGAGGGCGCCTTTATGTACACCAACCTCGCCGTGCGCGGAAAGCTGCTCGACCAGATCGTGGAGGACCAGCTTCCCAAGGCCGTGGAACTCGCCCCGGACCTGGTCTCCTTCTGCGCCGGCGGCAACGACATCCTCCGACCCGGAACCGACCCCGACGAGGTCGCCGAGCGCTTCGAGCGGGCCATCGCCCGGCTCTCCGAGGCGTGCGGGACCGTGATGGTGACCACCGGCTTCGACACCCGTGACGTGCCCGTGCTCAAGCACCTGCGCGGCAAGATCGCCACGTACAACGGACATGTGCGGGCGGTCGCCGACCGCTACGGCTGTCCCGTCCTCGACCTGTGGTCCCTGAAGACGATCCAGGACCGCAGGGCCTGGGACGGCGACCGGCTCCACCTGTCGGCGGACGGGCACACGCGCGTGGCGCTCCGGGCCGGCCAGGTGCTCGGTCTGGAGGTCCCTGCCGACCCCGACCAGCCGTGGCCGCCGCTGCCGCCGCGCGGCACCCTCGACATCCGGCGCGACAACGTGCAATGGGCGCGCGAGTACCTGGTGCCGTGGATCGGGCGCCGGTTGCGCGGGGAGTCCTCGGGCGACCATGTGACGGCCAAGGGCGCGCTGTCGCCGGACGACATCAAGATGCGGATCGCCCCGGTGGCGTGA
- a CDS encoding TetR/AcrR family transcriptional regulator: MARVRLGVAERREELLRAAVEQIEARGVAAVRIADVASALGVSNALVLYHFSTKEKLVAAAFRHAAEDDLAQLRKLLGRRTTALRRLRSAVRWYAPTGQAKGWRLWIEGWAAALREPALQEVTRDLDRRWKAAITEVVREGMAAGEFHCPDPDGTALRLTALLDGLAVQLTSYPGAVSRSRAQEWVDEALARELGLGAETLSAQER; encoded by the coding sequence GTGGCGAGAGTGCGGTTGGGTGTGGCCGAGCGGCGCGAGGAGCTGCTGCGGGCCGCCGTCGAGCAGATCGAGGCGCGGGGCGTGGCGGCGGTCAGGATCGCCGACGTGGCCTCGGCGCTCGGGGTCAGCAACGCGCTGGTGCTCTACCACTTCTCGACGAAGGAGAAGCTGGTCGCCGCCGCGTTCCGGCACGCCGCGGAGGACGACCTCGCACAGCTGCGCAAGCTGCTCGGCCGCCGCACGACCGCGCTGCGCCGGCTGCGGTCCGCCGTGCGCTGGTACGCCCCGACCGGCCAGGCCAAGGGCTGGCGGCTGTGGATCGAGGGCTGGGCGGCGGCGCTGCGCGAGCCCGCGCTGCAGGAGGTCACCCGGGACCTCGACCGGCGGTGGAAGGCGGCGATCACCGAGGTCGTCAGGGAGGGCATGGCCGCGGGCGAGTTCCACTGCCCCGACCCGGACGGCACGGCCCTGCGCCTCACCGCCCTGCTCGACGGTCTCGCCGTACAGCTGACGTCCTATCCGGGAGCCGTGTCCCGCTCCCGCGCCCAGGAGTGGGTGGACGAGGCCCTGGCCCGGGAACTCGGCCTGGGAGCCGAGACGTTGAGCGCACAGGAGCGCTGA
- a CDS encoding DUF6250 domain-containing protein, whose amino-acid sequence MTTTRRAFTTLAAGAALAALAPATTATAHSSHRRGRLIAHDDFRHGLGQWAVELEKGGTVTASRGTLEVEVPAGATIWFKKRLEGPYVIEYTATPVSEGGVNDRVSDLNNFWNAVDVRSPDDLFATRRGGALAEYDYLRTYYVGYGANTNTTTRLRRYVGEAGVRPLIYDYTEPLLVANEPHRVRIVSDGSTQRWWNNGRLVFDYTDPEPYTSGHFAFRTTWSHFRLNDFRVWRLSPQHR is encoded by the coding sequence GTGACGACCACGCGTAGAGCCTTCACCACCCTCGCGGCAGGAGCCGCCCTGGCCGCCCTCGCCCCCGCCACGACCGCCACTGCCCACTCCTCGCACCGGCGCGGCCGCCTCATCGCCCACGACGACTTCCGCCACGGCCTCGGCCAGTGGGCCGTGGAGCTGGAGAAGGGCGGCACCGTCACCGCCTCCCGCGGCACCCTGGAGGTCGAGGTACCGGCCGGTGCGACGATCTGGTTCAAGAAGCGGCTCGAAGGCCCCTACGTCATCGAGTACACGGCCACGCCGGTGTCCGAGGGCGGCGTCAACGACCGGGTCTCCGACCTCAACAACTTCTGGAACGCGGTCGACGTCCGTTCCCCCGACGACCTCTTCGCCACGCGGCGGGGCGGGGCGCTGGCCGAGTACGACTACCTCAGGACGTACTACGTCGGCTACGGCGCCAACACCAACACCACGACCCGGCTGCGGCGCTACGTCGGTGAGGCCGGCGTCCGTCCGCTGATCTACGACTACACGGAGCCGCTGCTCGTGGCGAACGAACCCCACCGGGTCCGGATCGTCTCCGACGGCTCCACCCAGCGGTGGTGGAACAACGGGCGCCTCGTCTTCGACTACACCGACCCGGAGCCGTACACGAGCGGGCACTTCGCCTTCCGGACGACGTGGAGCCACTTCCGCCTGAACGACTTCCGAGTGTGGCGGCTGAGCCCTCAACATCGCTGA